In one Campylobacter insulaenigrae NCTC 12927 genomic region, the following are encoded:
- the hemW gene encoding radical SAM family heme chaperone HemW codes for MHLYIHIPFCESKCFYCSFTSLKKKDYENAYLEALLKDIKHQINFYKISKKNIKTVFIGGGTPSLMSINFYENIFSLIKDFLDTNIEISIEANPNSSNFHWLKEIKNLGINRISFGVQSFHEKKLKFLGRIHDQKSIFTSIDNANKVGFNNINIDLIYDTKMDDTKMLQYELLNLNKLNITHISAYNLTIEEKTKFAKKNHYKKNAPKLAKYFIEGIQNIGFTQYEISNFGNTCFHNLAYWQGKNYIGCGLSAVGFLNNQRFYTKSNLKEYIQDPLHREIEYLSNENLNLEHIFLGLRSCVGVNENKLNPIEKEKASFLSKKGKLVYKNGVFYNTNYLLSDELALYIST; via the coding sequence ATGCATTTGTATATACATATCCCTTTTTGTGAAAGTAAGTGCTTTTATTGTTCTTTTACCTCTTTAAAGAAGAAAGATTATGAAAATGCATACTTAGAGGCTTTATTAAAAGATATTAAACACCAAATAAATTTTTATAAAATCTCCAAAAAAAATATCAAAACAGTATTTATAGGCGGAGGGACGCCTAGTTTGATGAGTATAAATTTTTATGAAAACATTTTTTCTCTTATAAAAGATTTTTTAGACACAAATATAGAAATAAGCATAGAAGCAAATCCAAATTCAAGTAATTTTCACTGGTTAAAAGAGATAAAAAATTTAGGTATTAATAGAATTTCTTTTGGCGTACAAAGTTTTCATGAAAAAAAACTAAAATTTTTAGGTCGTATTCATGATCAAAAAAGCATTTTTACTAGCATTGACAATGCAAATAAAGTAGGTTTTAATAATATCAATATAGACTTAATATATGATACAAAAATGGATGATACAAAAATGCTCCAATATGAACTCTTAAATTTAAACAAACTCAACATTACTCATATTAGTGCCTATAATCTTACCATAGAAGAAAAGACTAAATTTGCAAAAAAAAATCATTATAAAAAAAATGCTCCAAAACTTGCAAAATATTTCATAGAAGGAATACAAAATATAGGATTTACACAATATGAAATTAGTAATTTTGGAAATACCTGCTTTCACAATCTTGCATATTGGCAAGGTAAAAATTATATAGGTTGTGGCTTGAGTGCTGTAGGATTTTTAAATAATCAAAGATTTTACACCAAAAGCAATTTAAAAGAATACATACAAGATCCATTACATAGAGAAATAGAATACTTAAGCAATGAAAACTTAAACTTAGAGCATATTTTTTTAGGGCTTAGAAGTTGTGTTGGAGTCAATGAAAATAAATTAAATCCTATAGAGAAAGAAAAAGCATCTTTTCTTAGTAAAAAAGGAAAGTTAGTTTATAAAAATGGTGTTTTTTATAATACTAACTATCTTTTAAGTGATGAATTGGCCCTATACATCAGCACTTAA
- a CDS encoding TlyA family RNA methyltransferase — MRFDIFVSQKLNISRNKARELIENQQILLNGEAKKISYNIDNAEPLEDKSLELTLLEDFFVSRAAYKLKYFLQNYPASIENKICLDIGSSTGGFVQILHQKNAKMIYALDVGSNQLHEKLKTLNNIILYENMDLRNFNSKIKFDVITCDVSFISLVHLLPYINNLAKDTIILLFKPQFEVGKNIKRNKNGVVKDDKAIKLAKMSFEKECAKLGWILQMTQISNLKGKEGNVEFFYAYKKI; from the coding sequence GTGAGATTTGATATTTTTGTAAGTCAAAAATTAAATATCAGTCGAAATAAAGCACGCGAGTTGATAGAAAATCAGCAAATATTGTTAAATGGTGAAGCTAAAAAGATTTCATATAATATAGACAACGCTGAACCTTTAGAAGATAAAAGTTTAGAATTAACTCTTTTGGAAGATTTTTTTGTAAGTAGAGCTGCATACAAATTAAAATATTTTTTGCAAAATTATCCTGCTAGTATTGAAAATAAAATTTGTCTTGACATAGGTTCATCTACCGGAGGATTTGTACAAATTTTGCATCAAAAAAATGCTAAAATGATTTATGCTTTAGATGTGGGTTCTAATCAGCTTCATGAAAAATTAAAAACACTCAATAATATTATTTTATATGAAAATATGGACTTGAGAAATTTTAATAGCAAAATAAAATTTGATGTAATTACTTGTGATGTGAGTTTTATATCATTAGTTCATTTATTGCCTTATATTAATAACTTAGCAAAAGATACGATAATTTTACTTTTTAAACCTCAATTTGAAGTTGGAAAGAATATTAAGCGTAATAAGAATGGTGTTGTAAAAGATGATAAAGCTATAAAACTAGCTAAAATGAGTTTTGAGAAAGAATGTGCTAAGCTCGGTTGGATTTTACAAATGACACAAATTTCAAATTTAAAAGGAAAAGAAGGTAATGTGGAGTTTTTCTACGCCTATAAAAAAATCTGA
- a CDS encoding RNA pyrophosphohydrolase produces the protein MKEEKKYRPNVAAVILSPSYPFECKMLLARRNDMEDVWQFPQGGIDEGESAKTALLRELKEEIGTDEVEILAEFPEWINYDFPTKIAQKMYPYDGQSQKYFLVRLKANAKINLNTKNPEFDAYKFVYLDEIFNITNHFKKPIYTKVLKHFKEGGYL, from the coding sequence ATGAAAGAAGAAAAAAAATATCGGCCTAATGTCGCCGCTGTAATATTATCACCATCTTATCCTTTTGAGTGCAAAATGCTACTTGCAAGACGCAATGATATGGAAGATGTGTGGCAGTTTCCTCAAGGTGGAATCGATGAAGGAGAGAGTGCTAAAACTGCTTTATTAAGAGAATTAAAAGAAGAAATAGGCACTGATGAAGTAGAAATTTTAGCTGAATTTCCTGAGTGGATTAATTATGATTTTCCTACAAAGATTGCTCAAAAAATGTATCCATATGATGGTCAAAGTCAGAAGTATTTTTTAGTAAGATTAAAAGCAAATGCAAAAATAAATTTAAATACTAAAAATCCTGAATTTGATGCTTATAAATTTGTTTATTTAGATGAAATTTTTAATATTACAAATCATTTTAAAAAACCTATCTATACAAAGGTTTTAAAACACTTTAAAGAAGGGGGATATCTTTAA
- a CDS encoding bifunctional riboflavin kinase/FAD synthetase, which translates to MWSFSTPIKKSDIKKIAIGRFDGIHLGHLELCKHLDENSALLIILKNEDNFLTPGNFRNKIVDLPLIFLSFTKIKHLNAKDFLKLLLSEFVNLEKIIVGYDFKFGKERKWGAENIQELCGIQTIIVDEFKKNNISVHTSMIKEMLQNGNVFEAKAYLGRFYNIVADVIKGQGIGSKLLFATINLKTKNFFLPKNGVYASIVKIHDICFFSITFLGVRSTDKHFSLETHILVDDFNELIPQKVELEFIDYIRENKQFDNLMDLKKQISQDIIQAKQILGKLNEG; encoded by the coding sequence ATGTGGAGTTTTTCTACGCCTATAAAAAAATCTGATATTAAAAAAATCGCTATAGGGCGTTTTGATGGTATACACCTTGGACATTTAGAATTGTGTAAACATCTAGATGAAAATTCTGCACTTTTGATTATTTTAAAAAATGAAGATAATTTTTTAACACCTGGAAATTTTAGGAATAAAATTGTAGATTTGCCATTAATTTTTTTGAGTTTTACAAAAATTAAACATTTAAATGCAAAAGATTTTTTAAAATTGTTATTGAGTGAATTTGTTAATCTAGAAAAAATTATTGTAGGGTATGATTTTAAATTCGGTAAAGAGAGAAAATGGGGCGCTGAAAATATACAAGAACTTTGTGGAATTCAAACTATTATTGTTGATGAATTTAAGAAAAACAATATTAGCGTCCATACAAGCATGATTAAAGAAATGTTGCAAAATGGAAATGTTTTTGAAGCTAAAGCATATCTTGGTAGATTTTACAATATAGTTGCAGATGTTATCAAGGGGCAGGGTATTGGCTCAAAATTACTATTTGCAACGATCAATTTAAAAACTAAAAATTTTTTCTTACCAAAAAATGGTGTTTATGCTAGCATTGTAAAAATTCATGATATATGTTTTTTTAGTATTACGTTTTTAGGTGTTAGATCAACTGATAAACATTTTTCACTAGAAACACATATTTTGGTAGATGATTTTAATGAGTTGATACCACAAAAAGTAGAACTTGAATTTATAGATTACATTAGAGAAAATAAGCAATTTGATAATTTAATGGATTTAAAAAAACAAATCAGTCAAGATATTATACAAGCTAAGCAAATTTTAGGGAAATTAAATGAAGGATGA
- the ligA gene encoding NAD-dependent DNA ligase LigA encodes MTYEEYLKNIKLANSWMRAYYEDDEPLASDDEYDKLIRKLKEFENLNKDKISKESPTQKIAPTLQSEFHKITHLSKMWSMEDVFDDKELRAWIKRAKSEYDFFIEPKFDGASLNLVYEDGCLVSGATRGDGQIGENVTLNVKMIDNIPQTIAYKEKIEIRGEVVILKEDFERINQKRLKDNLSLFANPRNMASGSLRQLDTKITKERNLKFFPWGVGYNTLNFIKHSQVMDFIRNLGFLKDDFVFCCKDIAEVLKKYEELLNLRDKKPMMMDGMVVRVNDLKHCQLLGYTVKFPKFMVAFKFPALEKTTTLLGINLQVGRSGVVTPVAILEPVNLDGVIVKSATLHNFDEISRLDLKIGDSVSVIRSGDVIPKITKVFTQRRDGLELDITKPKICPECASELLDEGAFLKCQNLDCKARLINSIIYFVSKKCLNIDGLGENIVELLFKEGKITNIESIFFLKYCDFENLEGFKERKITNLLNAIQEAKNCSLSKFITALGIEHIGEVAAKKLANTFGFAWYQQNYDTYENLEGFGEQMAKSLQEFIKVNCCRIEHFYKILNLEEEKNIRIHNEKISNKTFVITGTLSKPRDEFKQLLEQYGAKVNSSVSKKTDFLLYGEDAGSKLQKAQDLGVKCINEIEFDEIIKDIGEI; translated from the coding sequence ATGACTTATGAAGAATATTTAAAAAATATAAAACTTGCAAATTCGTGGATGAGGGCTTATTATGAAGATGATGAGCCTTTAGCGAGTGATGATGAATATGACAAACTTATTAGAAAACTTAAAGAATTTGAAAATCTCAATAAAGACAAGATTAGCAAAGAATCTCCTACTCAAAAAATAGCACCAACTTTACAAAGTGAATTTCATAAAATTACTCATTTAAGTAAAATGTGGTCAATGGAAGATGTTTTTGATGACAAGGAATTAAGAGCTTGGATTAAAAGAGCAAAGAGTGAATATGATTTTTTTATAGAGCCTAAATTTGATGGTGCTAGTTTGAATTTAGTTTATGAAGATGGTTGTTTGGTTAGTGGAGCTACAAGAGGTGATGGACAAATTGGTGAAAATGTTACTTTAAACGTCAAAATGATTGATAATATTCCACAAACAATAGCTTATAAAGAGAAAATTGAAATTCGTGGTGAAGTAGTAATTTTGAAAGAAGATTTTGAAAGAATTAATCAAAAAAGATTGAAGGATAATTTAAGTTTGTTTGCTAATCCACGCAATATGGCTAGCGGTTCATTAAGACAACTTGATACAAAAATAACTAAAGAAAGGAATTTAAAATTTTTTCCTTGGGGAGTGGGTTACAATACTTTAAATTTTATAAAACATTCTCAAGTAATGGATTTTATAAGAAATCTTGGATTTTTAAAAGATGACTTTGTATTTTGTTGTAAAGATATAGCTGAGGTATTAAAAAAATATGAAGAATTGTTAAATTTAAGAGATAAAAAGCCTATGATGATGGATGGTATGGTAGTAAGAGTTAATGATTTAAAGCACTGTCAACTTTTAGGGTATACGGTTAAATTTCCTAAATTTATGGTAGCTTTTAAATTTCCAGCTTTAGAAAAAACTACAACTTTACTTGGTATTAATTTACAAGTTGGAAGAAGTGGAGTGGTTACTCCTGTTGCTATATTAGAACCAGTAAATCTAGATGGAGTCATAGTTAAATCGGCTACTTTACATAATTTTGATGAAATTTCTAGACTTGATTTGAAAATAGGTGATAGTGTAAGTGTAATACGTAGCGGTGATGTTATTCCTAAAATTACTAAGGTTTTTACTCAAAGAAGAGATGGCTTAGAACTTGATATAACTAAACCTAAAATTTGTCCAGAATGCGCTAGTGAACTTTTAGATGAAGGTGCATTTTTGAAATGCCAAAATTTAGATTGTAAAGCTAGATTAATAAATTCTATTATTTATTTTGTTTCTAAAAAATGTCTTAATATAGATGGACTTGGTGAAAATATAGTTGAACTTTTATTTAAAGAGGGAAAAATTACCAATATTGAAAGCATTTTTTTTCTAAAATATTGTGATTTTGAAAATTTGGAAGGTTTTAAAGAAAGAAAGATTACAAATCTTTTAAATGCCATTCAAGAAGCAAAAAACTGCTCATTGAGTAAATTTATCACAGCTTTGGGTATTGAGCATATTGGTGAAGTTGCAGCTAAAAAACTAGCTAATACTTTTGGATTTGCTTGGTATCAACAAAATTATGATACATATGAAAATTTGGAAGGTTTTGGCGAGCAAATGGCAAAGAGTTTGCAAGAATTTATTAAAGTTAATTGTTGTCGTATTGAGCATTTTTATAAGATTTTAAATTTAGAAGAAGAAAAAAATATAAGAATACACAATGAAAAAATTTCTAACAAAACTTTTGTTATCACAGGGACCTTATCCAAACCAAGAGATGAATTTAAGCAATTACTGGAGCAATATGGAGCTAAAGTGAATTCTAGTGTATCTAAAAAAACTGATTTCCTTTTATATGGAGAAGATGCTGGAAGTAAATTGCAAAAAGCACAAGACTTAGGGGTTAAATGCATTAACGAGATAGAATTTGACGAAATTATAAAGGATATAGGTGAGATTTGA
- a CDS encoding HobA family DNA replication regulator translates to MSNSFLKFTLEQIRHNGTYMSWLEERRLEWSPLIASKLSLLLQGYTFILITDEQRIWFEEYFLSQINAKNTRPYVPFVSLKGIYNQTCKNYEDIALLNDLLSISFPNGYVYFYIGKNLDFKSQIAKSKEDSLLWLFDEQLQNSFYLSSNDKDLDFKLISLYKIFDQSIDAAIFSKVEI, encoded by the coding sequence ATGAGCAATAGTTTTTTAAAATTTACCTTAGAACAAATTAGACATAATGGTACTTATATGAGTTGGCTAGAGGAAAGGCGTTTGGAGTGGTCACCTTTAATAGCATCAAAACTTTCTTTATTGCTTCAAGGATATACTTTTATATTGATTACTGATGAACAAAGAATCTGGTTTGAAGAGTATTTTTTAAGTCAGATTAATGCCAAAAACACTAGGCCTTATGTGCCTTTTGTTTCTTTAAAAGGTATATATAATCAAACTTGCAAAAATTATGAAGATATTGCATTGTTAAACGATTTGTTAAGCATTTCCTTTCCTAATGGTTATGTGTATTTTTATATAGGCAAAAATTTAGATTTTAAATCCCAAATTGCAAAATCTAAAGAAGATAGTTTACTTTGGTTGTTTGATGAACAATTGCAAAATAGTTTTTATCTTTCTTCAAATGATAAAGATCTTGATTTTAAGTTGATATCTTTGTATAAAATTTTTGATCAAAGTATAGATGCAGCAATATTTTCTAAGGTAGAAATTTGA
- the folP gene encoding dihydropteroate synthase, with the protein MKITKINSSTQFEQISSLIKPHKMGKKIMSKKTQIHFFYIQDLRAPAANILKQDALRVGAELVTHKDLILGKEHTNALLMATNEQIQKLIHKEKMQDFNLKYLAKFLEKSFHKPVYPKLMAILNINNDSFNPQSRVDELNFEKKLNEILELKPDFIDIGAVSSRPGSIYCGEKEEFRRLKNILDLIYKKSYYKESIFSLDSFDEHSLNYALDRGFGLINDITGLANENLAKLAARFNVKYCLMHMQNTPLTMQNNPSYEDVVQELSEFFEKKIAILEQYGVKDIFLDVGIGFGKTSWHNMILIKHLEHFLQFQKPLLVGASRKSVIDAYFPSKVEERLAGSLYLHLEAFKNGASIIRTHDLYEHKQMFKLVKAMDEVVI; encoded by the coding sequence ATGAAAATTACCAAAATTAATTCAAGCACTCAATTTGAGCAAATTTCATCTTTGATTAAACCTCATAAAATGGGTAAAAAAATAATGAGTAAAAAAACTCAAATTCATTTTTTTTATATTCAAGATTTGAGAGCACCTGCTGCAAATATATTAAAACAAGACGCCTTAAGAGTTGGTGCAGAGCTTGTAACTCATAAAGATTTAATATTAGGAAAAGAACATACTAATGCTTTGTTGATGGCTACTAATGAGCAAATTCAAAAACTTATTCATAAAGAAAAAATGCAAGATTTTAATCTGAAATATTTGGCTAAATTTTTGGAAAAATCATTTCATAAACCAGTGTATCCAAAACTAATGGCTATCTTAAATATTAATAATGATAGCTTTAATCCGCAAAGTAGAGTTGATGAATTAAATTTTGAAAAAAAATTAAATGAAATTCTTGAATTAAAACCAGATTTTATAGATATAGGTGCTGTATCTTCAAGACCTGGTAGTATATATTGTGGTGAAAAAGAAGAATTTAGACGCTTAAAGAATATACTTGATTTGATATATAAAAAATCTTATTATAAAGAAAGTATTTTTAGTTTGGATAGCTTTGATGAGCATTCTTTAAATTATGCGCTTGATAGAGGATTTGGTTTAATTAATGACATTACTGGGCTTGCTAATGAAAATTTAGCCAAACTTGCTGCTAGATTTAATGTGAAATATTGCCTTATGCATATGCAAAATACTCCGCTGACGATGCAAAATAATCCTTCTTATGAAGATGTCGTACAAGAGCTTAGTGAATTTTTTGAGAAAAAAATTGCAATTTTAGAACAATATGGCGTGAAAGATATATTTTTAGATGTTGGTATAGGTTTTGGAAAAACTTCTTGGCATAATATGATACTTATTAAGCATTTAGAACATTTTTTGCAATTTCAAAAGCCTTTATTAGTGGGAGCTAGTAGAAAAAGTGTAATTGATGCATACTTTCCAAGCAAAGTTGAAGAAAGATTAGCTGGTAGTTTGTATTTGCATTTAGAAGCTTTTAAAAATGGTGCAAGCATAATAAGAACGCATGATTTGTATGAGCATAAACAAATGTTTAAATTAGTAAAAGCTATGGATGAGGTTGTAATATGA
- a CDS encoding DNA polymerase III subunit delta' produces the protein MNIRNKIIIHDDFDFIQDKLINEFGAHKIKFFIPKNPDIELRLNDLTYDKNAQATAKAIMKESYIAESSAKIIVIMAKSFRDEAQNFLLKIFEEPPKNVYFIVVAPSKNVFLPTILSRFIVEKYKIKKEKISLGIDLKKIDLSGILNFIKQYENIDKNECLKLIDSLSYECFKQGIKLNDNEIDFFYKAYELIKLNAKPSVILSTIMLILYERKNENYQN, from the coding sequence TTGAATATAAGAAATAAAATCATCATACATGATGATTTTGATTTTATACAAGATAAACTCATCAATGAATTTGGTGCTCATAAGATTAAATTTTTTATACCTAAAAATCCTGATATTGAGTTAAGACTTAATGATTTAACTTATGACAAAAACGCTCAAGCGACAGCAAAAGCTATAATGAAAGAAAGTTATATAGCTGAATCTAGTGCCAAGATTATAGTAATTATGGCTAAATCTTTTCGCGATGAAGCACAAAATTTCTTATTAAAAATTTTTGAAGAACCACCTAAAAATGTTTATTTTATTGTTGTTGCTCCATCTAAAAATGTTTTTTTACCTACAATTCTTTCAAGATTTATAGTGGAAAAGTATAAAATAAAAAAAGAAAAAATTTCACTTGGAATTGATCTTAAAAAGATTGACTTGTCTGGTATTTTGAATTTTATAAAGCAATATGAAAATATAGATAAAAATGAATGTTTAAAACTTATTGATTCTTTGAGTTATGAATGCTTTAAACAGGGAATTAAATTAAATGATAATGAGATAGATTTTTTTTATAAAGCTTATGAATTGATAAAATTAAATGCTAAGCCATCTGTAATATTAAGCACTATAATGTTGATTTTATATGAGAGAAAAAATGAAAATTACCAAAATTAA
- a CDS encoding ABC transporter ATP-binding protein, giving the protein MIKIHNLYFSYNNKELLKNINIHLKNNTFLGILGPNGSGKSTLLKLLLKNLNPKEGEIVLFNKNIKKMSLKDISNLVGFVPQNSELRTPLKVLDVLLMGKYNTLKHSFSNYSNDDIFDVENYAKTLKCDYLLQRDITSLSGGEFQKILLIRALLKKPKLLFLDEPTSALDLKYSMEILNFCEQLIQKENISVIAILHDLNLASIFCNKLLFLKDGIMRYFGDVCELFTSEILYEIYGLKCEIIYKNSKPYVLAMKE; this is encoded by the coding sequence ATGATTAAAATTCATAATCTATATTTTTCTTATAATAATAAGGAATTGTTAAAAAATATCAATATACATTTAAAAAATAATACTTTTTTAGGAATTTTAGGTCCAAATGGTTCTGGAAAAAGTACTTTGTTGAAATTATTACTGAAAAATTTAAATCCAAAAGAAGGAGAAATAGTTTTATTTAATAAAAATATTAAAAAAATGAGTTTGAAAGATATTTCAAATCTTGTAGGTTTTGTTCCGCAAAATTCAGAATTAAGAACTCCTTTAAAAGTTTTAGATGTTTTATTGATGGGAAAATATAATACATTAAAACATTCTTTTTCTAATTATTCAAACGATGATATTTTTGATGTAGAAAATTATGCAAAAACTTTAAAATGTGATTATTTATTGCAAAGAGATATTACATCTTTAAGTGGAGGAGAATTTCAAAAAATACTTTTAATTAGAGCTTTGTTAAAAAAACCAAAGCTACTTTTTTTAGATGAACCCACTTCAGCCTTAGATTTAAAATATTCTATGGAAATTCTAAATTTTTGCGAGCAACTTATACAAAAGGAAAATATAAGCGTTATCGCTATTTTACATGATTTAAATTTAGCATCTATTTTTTGTAATAAATTATTGTTTTTAAAAGATGGAATTATGCGTTATTTTGGTGATGTTTGTGAACTTTTTACTAGTGAAATTTTGTATGAAATTTACGGCTTAAAATGCGAAATTATTTATAAAAATTCAAAACCATATGTTTTAGCAATGAAGGAGTAA
- a CDS encoding aspartate kinase: MLVVQKYGGTSVGTLERIDEVAKRVAQSKKKYDKLVVVVSAMSGVTNELIDFAHHFSKNPSGREMDMLLSSGERVTSSLLAIALNEMGLKAIAFSGRNAGIVTDNIYTKARIEFIDTANINKALEDNYIVVVAGFQGVDRMGNVTTLGRGGSDLSAVALAGALKADLCEIYTDVDGVYTTDPRIEPKAKKLDKISYEEMLELASLGAKVLQNRSVELAKKLNVKLVTRSSFNNNEGTIITKEENMEQALVSGIALDKNQARITLRNIDDKPGIAAEIFGILANENINVDMIIQNVGLDGATNLGFTVLENEVDLATDAVKKVLGENALIETDSAVVKVSVVGVGMKSHSGVASAAFKALANENINIQMISTSEIKISVIVHEKYGELAVRVLHEVYKLDI, translated from the coding sequence ATGTTGGTTGTTCAAAAATATGGCGGTACGAGCGTTGGAACACTAGAGCGTATAGATGAAGTTGCTAAAAGAGTGGCACAAAGCAAAAAAAAATATGATAAATTAGTGGTAGTAGTTTCAGCTATGAGTGGAGTTACAAATGAATTAATCGATTTTGCTCATCATTTTAGCAAAAATCCTTCTGGTCGTGAAATGGATATGCTTTTAAGTAGTGGAGAGCGCGTTACTTCTTCATTACTTGCTATTGCGTTAAATGAAATGGGATTAAAAGCTATAGCTTTTTCAGGGCGTAATGCAGGAATTGTGACTGATAATATTTATACTAAAGCAAGAATTGAATTTATTGATACTGCAAATATAAATAAAGCTTTAGAAGATAATTATATAGTCGTGGTTGCTGGCTTCCAAGGTGTAGATAGAATGGGAAATGTTACGACTTTGGGTCGTGGAGGAAGTGATTTAAGTGCCGTTGCTTTAGCTGGTGCTTTAAAAGCAGATTTATGTGAAATTTATACGGATGTAGATGGTGTTTATACAACTGATCCGCGGATTGAACCTAAGGCAAAAAAATTAGACAAAATTTCTTACGAAGAGATGCTAGAACTTGCTAGTTTAGGTGCAAAAGTGCTACAAAATCGTTCTGTTGAGCTTGCAAAAAAACTTAATGTTAAATTGGTTACAAGAAGTAGCTTTAATAATAATGAAGGTACTATTATTACTAAGGAGGAAAATATGGAACAAGCTTTAGTTAGTGGCATTGCATTAGATAAAAATCAAGCAAGAATCACTTTGAGAAATATTGATGATAAACCAGGAATTGCAGCAGAAATTTTTGGAATTTTAGCAAATGAAAACATTAATGTTGATATGATTATACAAAATGTAGGACTTGATGGAGCTACCAACTTAGGCTTTACTGTTTTAGAAAATGAAGTAGATCTTGCAACTGATGCAGTTAAAAAAGTGCTCGGTGAAAATGCACTTATTGAAACAGATAGCGCTGTAGTAAAAGTATCTGTTGTTGGTGTAGGTATGAAATCTCATTCTGGGGTTGCCTCAGCAGCTTTTAAGGCATTAGCAAATGAAAATATCAATATACAAATGATTTCAACAAGTGAAATCAAAATTTCAGTCATTGTTCATGAAAAGTATGGCGAATTGGCTGTTAGAGTTTTACATGAAGTTTATAAATTAGATATATAA
- a CDS encoding ABC transporter substrate-binding protein: MKKILFILCVLFGIMYAKERIVVLDPASVETIFMLGAGEQIIAMAKLQHSDIYPQDRTKNIPSVGTFSNPSVEKIISLKPSLVILSDYSLNLKQMLDNFKIKNINLKANSLNDIQDNIAILAKITNKEKEGKELLDNFNNQLAQIQAKPINKSAIYLYSNNPLMAFNNNSLIADILRLLGVNNVSPDSNVSRPIISEEYILKQNPDMMILGMNASRQNLSNFALLKSTKALKQDCIIINDDTHELLRLSPKIIDRIEKFKKLLFKC, from the coding sequence ATGAAAAAAATATTATTTATTTTATGTGTATTATTTGGTATTATGTATGCTAAAGAGCGTATTGTTGTGCTTGATCCAGCTAGTGTTGAAACAATATTTATGCTTGGTGCGGGTGAACAAATTATCGCGATGGCAAAATTACAACATTCTGATATTTATCCACAAGATAGAACTAAAAATATACCAAGTGTCGGGACATTTTCTAATCCATCTGTGGAAAAAATAATATCTTTAAAACCTAGCTTGGTTATTTTAAGCGATTATTCCCTAAATTTAAAGCAAATGCTTGATAATTTTAAAATTAAAAATATTAATTTAAAAGCCAATAGTTTAAATGATATTCAAGATAACATAGCTATATTAGCTAAAATTACAAATAAAGAAAAAGAAGGTAAAGAGCTTTTGGATAATTTTAATAATCAATTAGCTCAAATTCAAGCAAAACCTATAAATAAAAGTGCTATTTATTTGTATTCTAATAACCCTTTAATGGCCTTTAATAATAATTCTTTAATTGCAGATATTTTAAGATTGCTTGGTGTTAATAATGTTAGCCCAGATAGCAACGTCTCACGACCTATCATTTCTGAAGAATATATTTTAAAACAAAATCCTGATATGATGATACTTGGAATGAATGCAAGCAGACAAAATTTATCAAATTTTGCTTTATTAAAATCAACAAAAGCATTAAAACAAGATTGTATTATAATAAACGACGATACGCATGAATTGTTACGATTGAGTCCAAAAATAATAGATAGAATTGAAAAATTCAAAAAATTATTGTTTAAGTGCTGA